Proteins encoded together in one Pangasianodon hypophthalmus isolate fPanHyp1 chromosome 18, fPanHyp1.pri, whole genome shotgun sequence window:
- the LOC113532119 gene encoding potassium voltage-gated channel subfamily A member 5, whose product MEIALVSLENGGARGSASDAREGCRSARDECVKELNTEPSSWRMNDVSDTFSCAESAVDALLRADRVPHLFDEDLSDVVDVMDNLEHDGSNERVLINIAGLRYETQLGTLNQFPDTLLGDPDKRIKYFDPLRNEYFFDRNRPSFDGILYFYQSGGKIRRPVNVSIDVFADEIRFYQLGEEAMERFREDEGFIKEEEKPLPHNEFQKQVWLIFEYPESSSPARGIAIVSVIVITISIITFCLETLPEFRDERELQGASRTAANSTLQARPSLTFSDPFFVVETTCVIWFTFELIVRFFACPSKSEFSKTVMNIIDIMSIMPYFITVGTELVEQQHGQDHDNGPQQQQAMSLAILRVIRLVRVFRIFKLSRHSKGLQILGQTLKASMRELGLLIFFLFIGVILFSSAVYFAEADEPESHFSSIPDAFWWAVVTMTTVGYGDMRPVTVGGKIVGSLCAIAGVLTIALPVPVIVSNFNYFYHRETDQEQAALKDEPSSDVHGCSRSPPNSPGDVESQDTPVGKANIKANSSTDIKDSLYAFCLDTRETDL is encoded by the coding sequence ATGGAGATAGCCTTGGTGAGTTTGGAGAACGGCGGCGCGAGAGGGAGCGCGAGCGATGCCAGAGAAGGCTGCCGTAGCGCGCGGGACGAGTGTGTGAAGGAGCTGAACACGGAACCGAGCTCGTGGAGAATGAACGACGTGAGCGACACGTTCAGCTGCGCGGAAAGCGCCGTGGATGCGCTGCTGCGCGCCGACCGCGTCCCTCACCTCTTTGACGAGGACCTGTCGGACGTGGTGGACGTGATGGACAACTTGGAGCATGACGGGAGCAATGAGCGCGTGCTCATTAACATCGCAGGTCTGAGGTACGAGACACAGCTGGGCACCCTAAACCAGTTCCCTGACACCTTGCTGGGAGACCCAGACAAGAGGATCAAGTACTTTGACCCACTTCGGAATGAGTACTTCTTTGACCGAAACCGGCCGAGCTTTGATGGGATCCTGTACTTCTACCAGTCAGGTGGGAAAATCCGGAGGCCCGTCAACGTGTCCATCGATGTATTCGCTGATGAAATACGGTTCTACCAGCTGGGTGAAGAGGCTATGGAGCGCTTTCGAGAAGACGAGGGCTTCATcaaggaagaagagaaacccCTACCACACAATGAGTTTCAGAAACAGGTGTGGCTCATTTTTGAGTACCCCGAAAGCTCGAGTCCTGCCCGTGGCATCGCCATTGTATCTGTGATCGTCATCACCATATCCATCATCACTTTCTGCCTAGAGACGTTGCCTGAGTTCAGGGATGAGAGGGAGCTTCAAGGAGCGAGCAGGACAGCTGCCAATTCCACTTTACAAGCTCGCCCATCGCTCACATTCTCCGACCCATTTTTTGTCGTTGAGACCACCTGTGTGATTTGGTTCACCTTTGAGCTTATTGTCAGGTTCTTTGCCTGCCCCAGCAAGTCAGAGTTCTCCAAAACTGTCATGAACATCATCGACATCATGTCCATCATGCCTTACTTCATCACAGTAGGGACAGAGCTGGTGGAGCAGCAGCACGGTCAGGATCATGACAACGGACCGCAGCAACAGCAGGCCATGTCACTGGCCATCTTGAGGGTTATTAGACTAGTGAGGGTGTTCCGCATCTTCAAGCTCTCAAGGCACTCCAAAGGTCTCCAGATCTTGGGGCAGACTCTGAAGGCCAGCATGCGAGAGCTAGGCCTGCTCATCTTCTTCCTTTTTATCGGTGTAATCCTTTTCTCAAGCGCTGTGTACTTTGCTGAGGCTGACGAGCCTGAGTCCCATTTCTCCAGCATCCCAGATGCCTTCTGGTGGGCTGTGGTTACAATGACCACCGTGGGCTATGGTGATATGAGGCCTGTAACAGTTGGAGGCAAAATTGTAGGCTCACTATGCGCCATTGCTGGTGTGTTGACCATTGCACTGCCCGTGCCTGTGATCGTATCCAACTTCAACTATTTCTACCACCGAGAGACCGACCAGGAGCAAGCTGCACTCAAGGATGAGCCCTCCAGTGATGTCCACGGATGCAGCAGGTCGCCTCCGAATTCCCCAGGAGATGTAGAAAGTCAGGACACACCGGTGGGAAAGGCCAACATTAAAGCAAACAGCAGCACAGACATTAAAGATTCCCTCTATGCGTTTTGCTTAGACACAAGGGAAACAGACTTGTAG